One region of Anas acuta chromosome Z, bAnaAcu1.1, whole genome shotgun sequence genomic DNA includes:
- the RPP25L gene encoding ribonuclease P protein subunit p25-like protein — protein sequence MENYKKSKIVEKPCPLPFADLPPDIIEMKVKDGSKIRNLMGYAIGKMELDSVRQILFTGSGKAVSKTITCVEIMKRRLKELHQITKVLFKQIEEIWEPIVPEAGLDALTVKRNIPAICVLLSKDALDPQEPGYQAPGSFDAFWIETLKAESQAQMKRKQGGGRGAGSTGKQPRATGGHGEPGVKS from the coding sequence atgGAAAACTATAAGAAGAGCAAAATCGTGGAGAAGCCTTGTCCGCTGCCTTTCGCTGACCTGCCCCCTGACATTATTGAGATGAAAGTGAAGGACGGGAGCAAAATAAGGAACCTGATGGGGTACGCCATTGGCAAGATGGAGCTGGACTCCGTGAGGCAGATCCTCTTCACTGGCTCAGGCAAGGCCGTTAGCAAGACCATTACGTGTGTGGAAATCATGAAACGGAGGCTGAAGGAACTCCACCAGATCACCAAAGTGCTTTTTAAGCAGATCGAGGAGATCTGGGAACCCATTGTGCCTGAGGCAGGCCTGGATGCCCTGACGGTGAAGAGAAACATTCCTGCCATATGCGTCCTGCTCAGCAAAGACGCCCTCGATCCCCAGGAGCCTGGCTATCAGGCTCCAGGTTCTTTCGATGCCTTCTGGATTGAGACGCTTAAAGCGGAGTCCCAGGCCCAGATGAAGAGGAAGCAGGGTGGAGGAaggggagctggcagcacaggaAAGCAGCCTCGCGCCACTGGAGGGCACGGGGAGCCCGGCGTGAAGTCCTGA
- the ENHO gene encoding adropin: MGAALSTGAVVAISFNCIIALLILILFLILCKACRTPSCPKKGPPSDADEARNEEKYLLQP; this comes from the coding sequence ATGGGGGCGGCTCTCTCCACCGGAGCAGTGGTTGCGATTTCTTTCAACTGCATCATCGCCTTGctcatcctcatcctcttcctcatcctctgcAAGGCCTGCAGGACCCCGTCGTGCCCCAAGAAGGGTCCCCCCTCCGACGCGGATGAGGCGAGGAACGAGGAGAAGtacctgctgcagccctga